One Oncorhynchus mykiss isolate Arlee chromosome 9, USDA_OmykA_1.1, whole genome shotgun sequence genomic window, TGTCTCTTTTTACCACAGGTGAGATTTTGAGTTCCTCTTTACAATCAATCAAAGGACCAAATAATGGATAGAGTTTCTTAGTAAACTTGCCACAGAAGGAGTGTATGTGGCATTTCTTCTCCACGTTGAAAAATGTTATCTGTCCCCCTTCATAGTCCATGAAAACTCCCAGCTTCTCAGGTGTCAGTTCAATGGGAAGGAAAGTGGAAGACGGTTCAACTGTTTTCAGTTCTCCATCTTTGTAACATATGCTCCAGAAGCCAGTATCTGGATACATTTGGAtgttgtctctcttctctgtgtccTGAGCGATCCCAACACTCCACTGGCTCTTCTTCCCCAGGTCAACCTCCCAGTAATGTGTACCTTTGTCATATCCTTCCATTCCCAAGACACATTGATTATATTTAAACTTGTTTTTAGTTCCTTTGCATTTTTCTTCTAAATTCTCAGTGGCCTCGTCTTTGCGTACTTCCTCAACCTTCAGAGTACCTTCGTTGTTTTGTCCTTTTTTCATCATCCAGTTAAATAATCCAGTTTTCTTGTCTTTGTCTTTTCCTGAAACATTTAACATACTATTTTCTGTAGGTTTTCCTCCAAAACGCTCTGTGTCTTCTTCTTTGTGTTCTTCTTTAAACTTCATGCTGCTGCTTCCTTTGCATTTATCTTTGAAATTCTCACAATCCTTTTTTTCTTTTAATTCAACAAATTTGAGACATTTGTTATCATCAGATAAAGATAGTCTGAGATGTGCAGTGTCAGGATCGAATGTCACATCCACTGaaaaaaaatgtcaatgtaaTTTTTGTTTCAATGTTAAAAATAATTCTGATATTTTAACACAAGATATAAATCCTATAACATTAGCATATTTCAACATGCTATGTTTGTTCTATAAATGAATTAGCATGACCATTGaaaaaacaatacaatttaatTGAATTTATGGTAGGCAATGTGATCACGTTAATGTTAAAAAGATAAAATATCAAACATTGTTATTGAATTGAATCTTATTTGTGGTTGGAAATGTGATCACATGTTAAAAATGAAACATACAATGAtataggcgtgtgtgtgtgtgtgtgtgtgtgtgtgtatatatattctaTTAGTGCCAAACATCATGACACATAGGAAATATAAAAGTGTTCATAATTACCTGCATGATCAACCATCAAGCTCCAAACTATGTAGGGGACAACAAAAGGAATTGATGTAAGTATACatacaaaagtattgggacagtgacacatttttggtTGTTTTAGCTCTGTATTCCAACACTTTGGATTTTAAAAGACACAATGAGTATTCGGTTATGAGGGTCATTTTGGAGAcaattttattgtaaataagaatagaaaatgtttctaaacacttagttttggttgtgtttcagatcattttgtgcccaatagaaatgaatggcaaatcatgtattgtgtcattttagaGTCACTTTTATAAGAATACAATTAGAAGTGTATAAAAGCACATTTTATTCTTATTTCTAATAaatgtgactccaaaatgacacgatacattatttaccattcatttctattgggcacaaaataatctaaaacacaaccaaaacgaaTTGAAAATGTATCCAACAAGTATGTAgattcacaagcttgatgtactCATTACGTTCTAGGAATATGGCACCAAATACTAAATATTAAACTACTTTATTCATAAGAATCTTTATGGGTGTCAACAATAATTATCAAAAATGTTGACCTCTAcctttttgacaaaaaaaaaaaaggtaaatcACTTGTTCAACAAAATCTATTTCTCTGAGATATTGTAtctgtataaaataatataatttcaggATTTTTTAACGTACAACATAGCTCAGTATCTGAATTATTTTTTGAATACAGttattattgctcatctttatcaagggtgtcaaaaATTGCAGTCCCCTTTAAGAAGTAATCTTTTCTGCTTATGCATTCTCattttgacaccaaacccaccactggtgcacgtggccaaagagctctatttttatGTCATccataaaatgtaaaaaactgcAGTTTGCTAAACTACACTGGCATTTGGATTGGAACCAGTGCTTTGTTCAGATTCCATGAAAATAGAGCTATATGGCCACGTACACCTGTGGTGGGTTTGGTGTCGAAAAGAGAATTAatgagcagaaaataaccccataaCTGCTATAACATATGGTGGA contains:
- the LOC110531523 gene encoding E3 ubiquitin-protein ligase TRIM39 isoform X8 gives rise to the protein MSSLPDRVYISAFMIPVFLGLLCITASVLSLFHQRRVVRETLKPLDDMNAKLKAMDQELIKKTEELTYKDKLMGITETIPDSVWSLMVDHAVDVTFDPDTAHLRLSLSDDNKCLKFVELKEKKDCENFKDKCKGSSSMKFKEEHKEEDTERFGGKPTENSMLNVSGKDKDKKTGLFNWMMKKGQNNEGTLKVEEVRKDEATENLEEKCKGTKNKFKYNQCVLGMEGYDKGTHYWEVDLGKKSQWSVGIAQDTEKRDNIQMYPDTGFWSICYKDGELKTVEPSSTFLPIELTPEKLGVFMDYEGGQITFFNVEKKCHIHSFCGKFTKKLYPLFGPLIDCKEELKISPVVKRDKPSTSKNC